The DNA sequence ACCCTTTCGGCGCACCGGACGCTGATCCGGTCAGACCCTCGGACTGCCCATCGCCGCCCCCACAACCTGCGAGAACCGCTGCCAGAAGCAGCACCAGGCCACCGCCCCGTAACGCCTTCCCCTGACGACCGTTGGTCCGCCACACGTCAACTCCCCCATCGGATTGGAAGCCACCCACCGTACCGAAGCGACTACCGGGGCGGTACCGACAGCAGCGGAGGATCGCACACCTGGCCTTCTTCTCGTGGTTGGCCGCGTGACGCCCGCCTCTGGCATCAGGCGGTTACGGCGTCCGGCGCCTGTAGGCCATGCGCCTCCACGGCTGCATGGACCACGTCGGTCGTGATGCCGCGGGATATCAAGGCCTGACGAGTACGGACCTCGTATCCGGCTGCGCCGTACAGACCTTCTGCCACGTGTTCGCGTGCCGACAGCGGCCGCGGCCCGGTGGCCGCGGCCGCTGTCGGCTCGGCGGTCCGTCGACGACCTGCCCGGCCATCCGTCCCGTGGCCGGGGGCGACATGGCTCGGCCGCGCTCGTCCAGGGGGGTCGGTCGGTGCAGGCGTGAGCGTTTGCGCGGGCTCAGGGGGACGTGGTCCAGCGGGGCGCGGTCTCGGCCCACTTGGCGTCCCACTGGGCGAGATTGCGGCGACGCAGGACCACGGTGACGCCGCGGTAGGCGGCGGCACCGGCGAGGGCCACGGTCAGGAAGGCGATGAGCGCCCAGCCCATGGTCCGGCTGCGGATCTGTTTGGCGGGCATGGGCGGCTCGGCGATCGCTCCGTCCGCGTCGAGCCATACGTCGACGGAGCTGCCCGCGCTGAGTCCGGGCAGGACGTCGGTCTTGGCGGTGCGGATCCGTCCGTCCGGGTCGGTGTAGCGGACCGTGGCCGGATAGCGGTTCTCTCTCGCCTCCGCCGACCCGGGCTCCGGATGGTCCGGGGCGTCGTGGGTGAGGACGGCGGTGGTGAGGTGCAGGGTCTGCCTCTGGTGCTCGGCGGCGGCGCGGTAGTGCCGGTGGGCGGCGTCACCGATGGCGAACATGGCACCGAGCCCCAGGACCGGTACGAGCAGCAACATCGCCAGGGCGATCCGGCCCTGGAGGCGGTCGGTGCGCCGGTACAGCGGATTGCGCCGCCAGCGCCACAGCGACAGGGGGTGCACGAGCTCGTGGTGCGGGGGATCCGGGGGCTGTGCGGGTGGTGGCACGCCGGACACAGTGGTTCTCCTTTCCGGGGCAGGGGGGTGGCGTACGGCAGACCCCGGCCGGTGAGGCGGCGGGGTCAGGGGGGCAGCGGGGCCAGCGAGGTCAGCGGAAGAGCGGGCCGGGCCCGGGTGGGGACGTGCCCCTGGCCGACGGATGTCCGTGCGCGGCCCGCAGCATCTTGGCGGCGCCGCGGATCGCCGCGGTGTGCGGGGTGGGAACCGTCCGCAGGGGCGCGTGCGTGCCGCCGACGAGCCGGTGAGTGAGGTCGGGGCGCAGTGCGCCGCCACCGGCCAGGAGGGCACCCCGGCTCAGGGCCTCGGCGGTCAGGGACGTGCGGTCCTGCCGGAGCATGGAGGTGATCATGATGCTGATGGCTTCGCTGATCTCCGCCGTGGCGGCGGCGTCCGCGAGGTCGGAGGTGCCGGCGAGGTCGGTGGCGCCGGCGAGGTCGGTGGTGCCCAGGGCGGTGCGGCGGGCGTCGAAGACCAGGCCGTCGACGAGGAGGACCACCTCGGTGAGGTGGGCGCCGATGTCCACCACGAGCAGCGGCAGGGAGAGGTCGGCGCCCGCGGCCAGGGCGATGGCGCGCGCGGTGGGGACGGTCAGGACCGCGCGGGGGCGGAGCACTTCCACGGCGGCACGGGCCCGTTCCCGGTAGGCGGGGCCGCCCAGCACCGGCGCGGTGACCACCACCAGCGGGCGGGTGAGGCGGGGCAGGCGGTGGCTGAGGAGCCGGTCGAGCATCCGGGCCGTTCCCGGAACGTCGACGATGGCGCCGCGCTGGACCGGGTACCCGCCCCAGCACCGGGGAAGGTGATGGTGGGTACGTCTAGGACCATCCCGCGGCCGGCTATCCAGGCACGGGTGCGGGCGCTGCCCAGGTCCAGGGCGAGGC is a window from the Streptomyces luomodiensis genome containing:
- a CDS encoding Rv1733c family protein; translated protein: MSGVPPPAQPPDPPHHELVHPLSLWRWRRNPLYRRTDRLQGRIALAMLLLVPVLGLGAMFAIGDAAHRHYRAAAEHQRQTLHLTTAVLTHDAPDHPEPGSAEARENRYPATVRYTDPDGRIRTAKTDVLPGLSAGSSVDVWLDADGAIAEPPMPAKQIRSRTMGWALIAFLTVALAGAAAYRGVTVVLRRRNLAQWDAKWAETAPRWTTSP